The Brassica oleracea var. oleracea cultivar TO1000 chromosome C6, BOL, whole genome shotgun sequence genome includes a region encoding these proteins:
- the LOC106298960 gene encoding myosin heavy chain kinase B translates to MPRSDRAREYSWNKSEENSLVGSIVQEEGHIYSLAATNDLVFTGSDNNHIRVWKNLNEFSEFKSNSGLVKAIVICREDNNKVFTGHQDGKIRVWKTSHKNPRVYTRAGSLPALKDVLKKSVKPSNYVEVRRRRTALWIKHSDAVSCLSLVEDQGLLYSASWDRTVKVWRIHDLKCLESIKAHDDAVNSVVAAGSGEGLVFTGSAEGTVKVWKREVRGKRTTHSLVQTLLKQESAVTALVTSHVAVYSGSSDGAVNYWEMGEKKMLKHCGVFKKHRLAVLCLAAAGELVFSGAADKKICVWRREGRIHSCVSVLTGHTGPVKCLAVAAPSGEEDEDGRDGRLIVYSGSLDKSVKVWRVPCHHM, encoded by the coding sequence ATGCCCCGTTCCGACCGGGCCCGGGAATATTCTTGGAATAAAAGCGAAGAAAACAGCCTGGTCGGGTCGATTGTTCAAGAAGAAGGCCACATTTACTCGTTAGCAGCGACAAATGATCTTGTGTTCACAGGATCGGACAATAATCACATTAGGGTTTGGAAGAACCTAAACGAGTTTAGTGAGTTTAAATCGAACAGCGGTTTGGTGAAAGCGATAGTGATATGCCGTGAGGATAATAATAAGGTGTTCACGGGTCATCAAGACGGTAAGATCCGGGTCTGGAAAACCTCGCACAAGAACCCGCGAGTGTACACACGCGCCGGAAGCTTACCGGCTTTGAAAGACGTGTTGAAGAAGTCAGTGAAGCCGAGTAACTACGTGGAGGTGAGAAGACGTCGTACGGCGCTGTGGATCAAACACTCCGACGCCGTTTCATGTTTGAGTCTTGTGGAAGATCAAGGGCTGTTATACTCCGCCTCATGGGATCGGACGGTCAAGGTTTGGCGCATTCACGATTTGAAATGTTTGGAATCTATTAAAGCTCATGATGACGCCGTCAACTCCGTCGTAGCCGCTGGTTCCGGCGAGGGTCTTGTCTTCACTGGCTCGGCCGAGGGAACGGTTAAGGTTTGGAAACGGGAGGTTCGCGGGAAGCGTACTACGCATAGTTTGGTTCAGACTCTGCTGAAACAAGAATCTGCTGTTACGGCTTTGGTTACTAGCCACGTGGCGGTGTATAGTGGTTCTAGCGACGGTGCTGTGAATTATTGGGAGATGGGAGAGAAGAAAATGTTGAAGCATTGTGGTGTTTTCAAGAAGCATAGGCTTGCTGTGCTCTGCCTCGCGGCAGCTGGAGAATTGGTGTTTAGTGGTGCGGCGGATAAGAAGATATGCGTGTGGAGGAGAGAAGGGAGAATTCACTCGTGTGTGTCGGTTTTGACTGGTCATACCGGACCGGTTAAGTGTTTGGCGGTGGCTGCACCATCGGGAGAAGAGGACGAAGACGGAAGAGATGGGAGATTGATTGTCTATAGTGGAAGTCTTGACAAGTCGGTCAAAGTTTGGAGGGTGCCATGTCATCATATGTAA
- the LOC106298296 gene encoding transmembrane protein 147, which translates to MTLFHFFNCAILTFGPHAVYYSATPLSEYDTLGTSVKAAVVYLATALVKLVCLATFLQVSETEVFDPYQEALKAMIGFIDVAGLYFALAQLTHRNISQNHKFQAVGLGWAFADSVLHRLAPLWVGARGLEFTWDYVLQGLEANANLVFTISLAALGSLMWLRKNKPKTLIPIIYTCAVIIATMPSITSYLRRVMGWHFPKVVGFELMTSLVMAFISCQLFILCQRPSL; encoded by the exons ATGACGCTATTCCACTTCTTCAACTGTGCGATTCTCACATTCGGTCCACACGCCGTCTACTACTCCGCCACTCCATT ATCTGAATATGACACTCTTGGAACCTCCGTGAAGGCTGCTGTTGTTTACCTCGCTACTGCACTGGTTAAG CTTGTCTGCTTGGCAACTTTTCTGCAAGTCTCTGAAACCGAAGTATTTGATCCTTACCAG GAAGCCCTGAAAGCAATGATTGGCTTCATTGACGTTGCTGGTCTCTACTTTGCTCTGGCTCAGCTCACACACAGGAACATTTCTCAAAACCATAAGTTTCAAGCTGTGGGCCTTG GATGGGCGTTTGCGGATTCTGTTTTGCATAGGTTGGCTCCTCTTTGGGTTGGTGCTCGAGGACTTGAGTTCACTTGGGACTATGTTTTACAAGGGCTTGAAGCCAATGCAAATCTG GTGTTCACGATATCCTTAGCTGCGTTAGGTTCGTTGATGTGGCTACGCAAGAACAAGCCAAAGACTCTGATCCCCATCATTTACACTTGTGCAGTGATCATCGCTACAATGCCTTCAATCACTAGCTATCTAAGGAGAGTCATGGGATGGCATTTCCCCAAAGTTGTTGGGTTTGAGCTGATGACTTCTCTGGTAATGGCTTTCATCAGCTGTCAACTCTTCATCCTCTGTCAGAGACCTTCTTTGTGA
- the LOC106298968 gene encoding dof zinc finger protein DOF1.6 translates to MPSESNLTRSARVQGSTAAYPPPNLAEPLPCPRCNSIITKFCYYNNYNLLQPRYFCKSCRRYWTQGGTLRDVPVGGGTRRSSSKRNRSFSSNATTASCSSSIITTANGSEPMNQGTVTNEAKSSHEISGYGSFASLLSGQSDGAAFLALGNGSASGGLDYGFGYGYGLEEMSIGYLGGGSGGEIPVVGGGDTWQIGEIEGKSGDSLWPGLEISMQSNGAK, encoded by the coding sequence ATGCCGTCCGAATCAAACCTAACCCGATCCGCCCGAGTTCAGGGCTCAACGGCTGCTTACCCACCTCCGAATTTGGCGGAGCCACTGCCTTGTCCTCGTTGCAACTCCATCATCACCAAGTTCTGTTACTACAACAACTACAACCTCTTACAGCCTCGCTACTTCTGCAAGTCGTGTCGCCGTTACTGGACTCAAGGTGGTACACTCCGCGACGTCCCCGTCGGCGGTGGAACTCGCCGGAGCTCTTCCAAACGCAACCGCTCTTTCTCCTCCAACGCCACTACTGCCTCCTGCTCTTCTTCCATCATTACAACGGCCAACGGTTCAGAACCAATGAACCAAGGAACCGTCACAAACGAAGCAAAGAGTAGTCATGAAATCTCAGGTTACGGGAGCTTTGCGTCTCTGTTAAGTGGGCAGAGCGACGGAGCCGCGTTTCTGGCGTTGGGAAACGGAAGTGCAAGCGGTGGGTTAGATTACGGGTTTGGGTACGGGTACGGGTTGGAGGAGATGAGTATTGGGTATCTTGGAGGAGGCTCTGGAGGAGAGATACCGGTGGTGGGTGGTGGTGACACGTGGCAGATTGGGGAGATTGAAGGTAAAAGTGGGGACAGTTTATGGCCTGGTCTCGAGATCTCCATGCAAAGCAACGGTGCTAAGTGA